A stretch of Malus sylvestris chromosome 11, drMalSylv7.2, whole genome shotgun sequence DNA encodes these proteins:
- the LOC126590521 gene encoding P-loop NTPase domain-containing protein LPA1 homolog 1-like — MAEAAKVLYIVVVDDGDKREKGKESFRYTRPVLQSCLQLMGCKPRHAFKISQRVFESIRNESSSNVLLPEGTENVPPGKAEACNHLGSGKDDRSKSIPFELYKARTTVVVRRKTFLNVVCDAQAEYKYVGPNQQADLALACRIRERKESVIVLLCGTSGCGKSTLSSLLGSRLGITTVISTDSIRHMMRSFVDEKENPLLWASTYHAGECLDPVAVAESKTKKKAKKLAGTPCSLPKDGMHDGSSSGKSDTRLSDISLSTAELISAKQLAVEGFKAQSEMVIDSLDRLITAWEERRESVIVEGVHLSLNFVMGLMKKHPSIIPFMIYITNEDKHMERFAVRAKYMTLDPTKNKYVKYIRNIRTIQEYLCKRADKHLVPKINNTNVDKSVAAIHATVFSCLRRREAGEQLYDPTRNTVTVVDEEYRNQCAANSLSSKGMFQLIQRKGSSRHLMALVNTDGSVAKAWPVDSVDSNGKPLYCHGTEMEIGTAEQVNLQFGLYGISAWPSDGGPSCAGSVDESRGEGTEIGRSIPSSCCSSPRMSEGPAKQLKVDNSVHGSDEEVDEEAEAGSDEELSDDGDRQLYEEIGSVDEESTKTDDEYDDLAMQDVQENGYWLGNDDRGANHKIFPVLEDQSADKEGDKYRQNLDLFRRTRSESFSEPLCSYSSLFIEKNELPIPCSGNMKFRKRRSLSIPALGRHGSLVGGPILSGAPQC; from the exons ATTAGCCAACGGGTTTTTGAATCGATAAGAAATGAGAGTTCATCTAATGTCTTGCTTCCGGAAGGAACAGAAAATGTTCCCCCCGGTAAAGCTGAGGCTTGCAACCATTTGGGTTCAGGGAAAGATGACAGAAGCAAGAGTATACCATTTGAATTGTACAAAGCACGCACGACTGTTGTGGTTAGGAGAAAAACCTTCTTAAATGTTGTTTGTGATGCCCAGGCTGAGTACAAGTATGTTGGTCCTAACCAGCAGGCAGACTTAGCTTTGGCATGCAG AATCAGGGAAAGGAAGGAATCCGTGATTGTATTGTTGTGTGGCACTAGTGGCTGTGGAAAATCTACTTTGTCCTCATTGCTG GGTAGCAGGTTGGGAATTACAACTGTGATATCTACCGACTCAATTCGGCACATGATGAggagctttgtagatgaaaaaGAAAACCCTCTGCTATGGGCTTCAACCTATCATGCAGGGGAGTGTCTGGATCCAGTGGCTGTTGCAGAAtccaaaactaaaaagaaagcCAAAAAATTGGCTGGAACTCCATGCTCACTTCCCAAAGATGGAATGCATGATGGCTCTTCCTCTGGGAAATCTGATACGCGATTGTCAGACATCAGTTTGAGTACTGCTGAATTAATCAGTGCAAAGCAGTTGGCTGTTGAAGGATTTAAGGCTCAAAGTGAGATGGTGATTGACAGTCTTGATCGACTTATCACTGCGTGGGAGGAACGAAGAGAATCAGTTATTGTGGAAGGTGTTCACTTGAGCCTTAATTTTGTG ATGGGGCTTATGAAGAAACACCCTTCTATCATTCCATTCATGATATACATCACAAATGAGGACAAACACATGGAACGGTTTGCTGTCCGTGCAAAGTATATGACACTGGACCCAACAAAGAACAAGTATGTGAAGTATATTCGTAACATCAGGACAATCCAAGAATATCTCTGTAAGCGAGCTGACAAGCATCTTGTCCCCAAAATTAACAATACAAATGTTGACAAGAGTGTGGCAGCTATCCATGCAACGGTCTTTAGCTGCCTCCGTAGGCGTGAAGCAGGGGAGCAACTTTATGATCCCACAAGAAACACAGTTACTGTAGTGGATGAGGAGTACAGGAACCAGTGTGCAGCCAATTCTTTGAGTTCTAAGGGGATGTTTCAGTTGATCCAGAGAAAAGGTTCGTCTAGGCATCTGATGGCTCTTGTAAATACCGATGGATCTGTGGCAAAGGCCTGGCCTGTTGATTCAGTTGATAGTAATGGGAAGCCTCTATATTGCCATGGGACTGAGATGGAGATTGGAACTGCAGAGCAAGTGAATCTTCAGTTTGGTCTCTATGGGATCAGTGCTTGGCCCAGTGATGGTGGTCCAAGTTGTGCTGGAAGTGTAGATGAGTCGAGGGGTGAGGGAACTGAGATTGGAAGAAGTATTCCCTCTTCCTGCTGCAGCTCGCCACGGATGTCTGAGGGACCCGCCAAACAG CTGAAAGTGGACAATTCAGTGCATGGAAGTGACGAAGAGGTTGATGAAGAGGCTGAAGCAGGCAGTGATGAAGAACTAAGTGATGATGGAGACAGACAGTTGTATGAAGAG ATAGGGTCGGTGGACGAGGAGTCTACAAAAACGGATGATGAGTACGATGACCTAGCAATGCAGGATGTGCAGGAGAATGGATACTGGTTGGGAAATGATGATCGGGGAGCCAATCATAAAATTTTCCCTGTTCTGGAGGATCAATCAGCCGATAAAGAAGGGGATAAGTATCGCCAGAACCTGGATCTCTTCCGTAGAACTAGATCCGAGTCATTTTCTGAACCATTATGCTCATACTCTTCTTTGTTTATTGAGAAGAATGAGCTTCCAATACCGTGCTCTGGCAACATGAAATTTAGAAAACGCCGCTCCCTTAGCATTCCCGCCTTGGGAAGGCATGGGTCATTAGTTGGGGGTCCCATACTTTCGGGAGCCCCTCAGTGCTAA